In a single window of the Coffea eugenioides isolate CCC68of chromosome 3, Ceug_1.0, whole genome shotgun sequence genome:
- the LOC113765673 gene encoding putative late blight resistance protein homolog R1A-3 isoform X2: MMMTKIKILGSTPEELAASNSSASLHTAVMDERILNNFNDSLIGRLWELLCCSSSFVDSMKDEMQTLYAELRFLRSILREHHAMMDEQNEKIGALLGEAGIIIFSPTLSRVIEGEVSFSGSTQVLDFCDLLANIKHFKDQISGSSTIQSLPNSSHSLRAPEVSQTSSRMLSKGKMPIAREIMVGLDDEAAKVIERLIWGSEQVEIVPIVGMAGLGKTTLAKKVYNNISVTCHFHIRLWCTVSQEFNMKSLLIQILCSNEKQSRMDEELKKLNEHALLEKLRQRLLKNRYLLVFDDVWDIEVWNELRTAFPNDKNGSRIIFTSRFSNVASDSKVQYGGEPHYLHPLSEKESFELLQKKVFGEEEECPQALHELGMEIAKKCRGLPLALVVVAGVLATIEHDICVWEEFAESFTLTMVSGADQCKKSLELSFEHLPYHLKECLLYFAAFREDEKIGAKKLMCLWIAEGFVEIIEGEKSEDVAEKYLMDLIGRNLVMVGKNRSIGGVKTCYIHDLIFEFCKGKAKEKKFLQVLRGYDELSTFNEPPNLPRLSICSSGKDFMKSKLFCPCLSTLLFFDATPGYNKLKLLNISFLFCIYKHLKVLNLEGINLMLKELPAEVESLLCLRYLALRASEMEFIPPSIAKLSHLETFSLNSDETVSLPDSIWNMKKLRHVHVENGVVIPFSSNDNVVENLSNLDTLSTLELYLDKEGENLLRRIPNVRQLKIFNCGKQNRVCCNMSRLECLESLGLGDYGFLGSREHVELSFPMNLKKLSLGNLGLPCSKMSLIERLPNLEVLKLRDRAMEGQRWELMEGGFPQLKVLTLEYESIEKWIEADPDSYDYFPCLQRLKLFGIFNLKMMPACLGSTPTLETIQVAHCGYGVKSLVWEIEEAQEDNYGDVNLKIIIID; the protein is encoded by the exons ATGATGATGACGAAAATCAAAATCCTGGGTTCTACTCCAGAAGAACTTGCAGCTTCAAACTCCTCAGCATCATTACATACAGCAGTGATGGATGAGCGGATATTGAACAACTTCAACGATTCTCTGATAGGACGTCTCTGGGAGTTGTTATGCTGCAGCTCTAGCTTTGTGGATTCTATGAAAGATGAAATGCAAACACTCTATGCAGAACTGAGGTTTTTGAGAAGCATTTTAAGGGAGCATCATGCGATGATGGatgaacaaaatgaaaaaattggagCTCTCCTTGGTGAGGCAGGCATTATAATATTCTCGCCCACTCTGAGCAGAGTGATAGAAGGAGAAGTTAGCTTCTCAGGATCCACCCAGGTTCTTGATTTTTGTGATCTGCTGGCCAATATCAAGCATTTTAAGGATCAGATCAGTGGCTCAAGTACTATACAGAGTCTTCCTAATTCCTCTCATAGCTTAAGAGCACCAGAAGTTAGCCAGACTTCCAGCCGCATGCTATCAAAAG GTAAAATGCCAATAGCTCGTGAAATCATGGTTGGTCTTGATGATGAGGCAGCAAAAGTAATTGAACGACTTATATGGGGATCAGAACAGGTGGAAATTGTTCCCATTGTGGGAATGGCTGGGCTTGGTAAGACGACTTTAGCCAAAAAAGTTTACAATAATATTTCAGTAACCTGTCACTTCCACATTCGTCTTTGGTGCACTGTTTCTCAAGAATTTAACATGAAAAGCTTGTTAATACAAATTTTGTGCTCTAATGAAAAACAGTCGAGGATGGATGAAGAGCTTAAAAAATTGAATGAACATGCGTTGCTTGAAAAGCTCCGTCAAAGGCTATTGAAGAATCGGTATCTTCTTGTTTTTGATGATGTCTGGGACATTGAGGTATGGAATGAGCTGAGAACTGCATTCCCCAATGACAAGAATGGAAGTAGAATCATCTTTACGAGCCGATTTTCTAATGTAGCTTCAGATTCAAAGGTTCAATATGGTGGAGAACCTCACTATCTTCACCCACTCAGTGAGAAAGAAAGTTTCGAATTGCTGCAGAAGAAGGTgtttggagaagaagaagaatgtcCTCAAGCATTGCATGAATTGGGAATGGAGATTGCCAAAAAGTGCAGGGGATTGCCACTTGCACTCGTTGTTGTAGCTGGAGTCCTGGCAACTATAGAGCATGATATTTGTGTTTGGGAAGAATTTGCTGAAAGTTTTACTTTGACCATGGTGTCTGGTGCAGACCAGTGCAAGAAGTCCTTGGAGCTCAGTTTTGAGCATTTACCATACCACTTGAAGGAATGCTTGCTGTATTTTGCTGCATTTCGAGAAGATGAAAAAATTGGTGCCAAGAAGTTGATGTGTCTATGGATTGCAGAAGGATTTGTGGAAATAATTGAAGGAGAGAAATCAGAGGATGTTGCAGAAAAATATCTGATGGACCTAATTGGCCGAAACCTAGTTATGGTAGGTAAGAACAGATCCATTGGTGGAGTGAAAACTTGTTACATTCACGATTTGATATTTGAGTTCTGTAAGGGCAAggcgaaagaaaagaaattcctGCAGGTCCTGCGAGGATATGATGAGCTTTCTACCTTTAATGAGCCTCCCAACCTACCTCGGTTGTCCATTTGCTCCAGTGGCAAAGATTTTATGAAGTCAAAGCTATTTTGTCCATGTTTAAGTACTCTGCTATTCTTTGATGCTACTCCAGGATATAATAAGTTGAAGTTGCTTAATATCTCCTTCCTTTTTTGCATCTACAAACATCttaaagttttgaatttagAGGGCATTAACCTAATGTTGAAGGAGCTTCCAGCTGAAGTTGAATCACTTCTTTGTTTGAGGTACTTAGCCCTTAGAGCTTCGGAAATGGAATTCATTCCACCATCTATAGCCAAGCTCTCACATTTGGAAACCTTTAGTCTAAATTCTGATGAGACGGTTTCATTGCCAGATAGCATCTGGAACATGAAGAAGTTGAGGCATGTACATGTAGAGAATGGCGTCGTTATTCCTTTCTCTTCCAATGACAACGTTGTTGAAAACCTCTCTAATTTAGACACACTGTCTACTCTGGAGCTTTATCTTGATAAAGAGGGAGAGAACCTGTTGAGAAGGATTCCCAACGTTCGCcaacttaaaattttcaattgtggGAAACAAAATAGAGTATGCTGCAACATGAGTCGACTAGAATGCCTAGAGTCACTCGGCTTAGGGGACTACGGCTTCTTAGGTTCACGGGAACATGTTGAGCTTTCTTTTCCCatgaatttgaagaagttgaGTCTCGGCAATCTGGGTCTTCCCTGTAGTAAAATGTCATTGATTGAACGACTACCCAATCTTGAAGTCCTCAAATTAAGAGACCGGGCAATGGAGGGCCAAAGATGGGAGCTGATGGAAGGAGGATTCCCTCAACTCAAGGTCTTGACTTTGGAATACGAAAGCATTGAGAAGTGGATAGAGGCAGACCCTGACAGTTATGATTACTTCCCGTGTCTTCAGCGATTAAAACTCTTCGGaatttttaatttgaaaatgatGCCTGCTTGTTTAGGGAGTACACCAACTCTTGAAACAATTCAGGTGGCGCATTGTGGATATGGCGTCAAATCTTTAGTATGGGAAATTGAAGAAGCACAGGAAGATAATTATGGAGATGTGAATCTGAAGATCATCATCATAGATTGA
- the LOC113765673 gene encoding putative late blight resistance protein homolog R1B-17 isoform X1, with translation MMMTKIKILGSTPEELAASNSSASLHTAVMDERILNNFNDSLIGRLWELLCCSSSFVDSMKDEMQTLYAELRFLRSILREHHAMMDEQNEKIGALLGEAGIIIFSPTLSRVIEGEVSFSGSTQVLDFCDLLANIKHFKDQISGSSTIQSLPNSSHSLRAPEVSQTSSRMLSKGKMPMDHEVMVGLDDKGEQGIEPLIKHFEDQLSVSSTIQSLPNSSHSLRAAEVSQTSSRMLSKGKMPIAREIMVGLDDEAAKVIERLIWGSEQVEIVPIVGMAGLGKTTLAKKVYNNISVTCHFHIRLWCTVSQEFNMKSLLIQILCSNEKQSRMDEELKKLNEHALLEKLRQRLLKNRYLLVFDDVWDIEVWNELRTAFPNDKNGSRIIFTSRFSNVASDSKVQYGGEPHYLHPLSEKESFELLQKKVFGEEEECPQALHELGMEIAKKCRGLPLALVVVAGVLATIEHDICVWEEFAESFTLTMVSGADQCKKSLELSFEHLPYHLKECLLYFAAFREDEKIGAKKLMCLWIAEGFVEIIEGEKSEDVAEKYLMDLIGRNLVMVGKNRSIGGVKTCYIHDLIFEFCKGKAKEKKFLQVLRGYDELSTFNEPPNLPRLSICSSGKDFMKSKLFCPCLSTLLFFDATPGYNKLKLLNISFLFCIYKHLKVLNLEGINLMLKELPAEVESLLCLRYLALRASEMEFIPPSIAKLSHLETFSLNSDETVSLPDSIWNMKKLRHVHVENGVVIPFSSNDNVVENLSNLDTLSTLELYLDKEGENLLRRIPNVRQLKIFNCGKQNRVCCNMSRLECLESLGLGDYGFLGSREHVELSFPMNLKKLSLGNLGLPCSKMSLIERLPNLEVLKLRDRAMEGQRWELMEGGFPQLKVLTLEYESIEKWIEADPDSYDYFPCLQRLKLFGIFNLKMMPACLGSTPTLETIQVAHCGYGVKSLVWEIEEAQEDNYGDVNLKIIIID, from the coding sequence ATGATGATGACGAAAATCAAAATCCTGGGTTCTACTCCAGAAGAACTTGCAGCTTCAAACTCCTCAGCATCATTACATACAGCAGTGATGGATGAGCGGATATTGAACAACTTCAACGATTCTCTGATAGGACGTCTCTGGGAGTTGTTATGCTGCAGCTCTAGCTTTGTGGATTCTATGAAAGATGAAATGCAAACACTCTATGCAGAACTGAGGTTTTTGAGAAGCATTTTAAGGGAGCATCATGCGATGATGGatgaacaaaatgaaaaaattggagCTCTCCTTGGTGAGGCAGGCATTATAATATTCTCGCCCACTCTGAGCAGAGTGATAGAAGGAGAAGTTAGCTTCTCAGGATCCACCCAGGTTCTTGATTTTTGTGATCTGCTGGCCAATATCAAGCATTTTAAGGATCAGATCAGTGGCTCAAGTACTATACAGAGTCTTCCTAATTCCTCTCATAGCTTAAGAGCACCAGAAGTTAGCCAGACTTCCAGCCGCATGCTATCAAAAGGTAAAATGCCAATGGACCATGAAGTCATGGTTGGTCTTGATGATAAGGGAGAACAAGGAATTGAACCACTTATCAAGCATTTTGAGGATCAGCTCAGTGTCTCAAGTACTATACAGAGTCTCCCTAATTCCTCTCATAGCTTAAGAGCAGCAGAAGTTAGCCAGACTTCCAGCCGCATGCTATCAAAAGGTAAAATGCCAATAGCTCGTGAAATCATGGTTGGTCTTGATGATGAGGCAGCAAAAGTAATTGAACGACTTATATGGGGATCAGAACAGGTGGAAATTGTTCCCATTGTGGGAATGGCTGGGCTTGGTAAGACGACTTTAGCCAAAAAAGTTTACAATAATATTTCAGTAACCTGTCACTTCCACATTCGTCTTTGGTGCACTGTTTCTCAAGAATTTAACATGAAAAGCTTGTTAATACAAATTTTGTGCTCTAATGAAAAACAGTCGAGGATGGATGAAGAGCTTAAAAAATTGAATGAACATGCGTTGCTTGAAAAGCTCCGTCAAAGGCTATTGAAGAATCGGTATCTTCTTGTTTTTGATGATGTCTGGGACATTGAGGTATGGAATGAGCTGAGAACTGCATTCCCCAATGACAAGAATGGAAGTAGAATCATCTTTACGAGCCGATTTTCTAATGTAGCTTCAGATTCAAAGGTTCAATATGGTGGAGAACCTCACTATCTTCACCCACTCAGTGAGAAAGAAAGTTTCGAATTGCTGCAGAAGAAGGTgtttggagaagaagaagaatgtcCTCAAGCATTGCATGAATTGGGAATGGAGATTGCCAAAAAGTGCAGGGGATTGCCACTTGCACTCGTTGTTGTAGCTGGAGTCCTGGCAACTATAGAGCATGATATTTGTGTTTGGGAAGAATTTGCTGAAAGTTTTACTTTGACCATGGTGTCTGGTGCAGACCAGTGCAAGAAGTCCTTGGAGCTCAGTTTTGAGCATTTACCATACCACTTGAAGGAATGCTTGCTGTATTTTGCTGCATTTCGAGAAGATGAAAAAATTGGTGCCAAGAAGTTGATGTGTCTATGGATTGCAGAAGGATTTGTGGAAATAATTGAAGGAGAGAAATCAGAGGATGTTGCAGAAAAATATCTGATGGACCTAATTGGCCGAAACCTAGTTATGGTAGGTAAGAACAGATCCATTGGTGGAGTGAAAACTTGTTACATTCACGATTTGATATTTGAGTTCTGTAAGGGCAAggcgaaagaaaagaaattcctGCAGGTCCTGCGAGGATATGATGAGCTTTCTACCTTTAATGAGCCTCCCAACCTACCTCGGTTGTCCATTTGCTCCAGTGGCAAAGATTTTATGAAGTCAAAGCTATTTTGTCCATGTTTAAGTACTCTGCTATTCTTTGATGCTACTCCAGGATATAATAAGTTGAAGTTGCTTAATATCTCCTTCCTTTTTTGCATCTACAAACATCttaaagttttgaatttagAGGGCATTAACCTAATGTTGAAGGAGCTTCCAGCTGAAGTTGAATCACTTCTTTGTTTGAGGTACTTAGCCCTTAGAGCTTCGGAAATGGAATTCATTCCACCATCTATAGCCAAGCTCTCACATTTGGAAACCTTTAGTCTAAATTCTGATGAGACGGTTTCATTGCCAGATAGCATCTGGAACATGAAGAAGTTGAGGCATGTACATGTAGAGAATGGCGTCGTTATTCCTTTCTCTTCCAATGACAACGTTGTTGAAAACCTCTCTAATTTAGACACACTGTCTACTCTGGAGCTTTATCTTGATAAAGAGGGAGAGAACCTGTTGAGAAGGATTCCCAACGTTCGCcaacttaaaattttcaattgtggGAAACAAAATAGAGTATGCTGCAACATGAGTCGACTAGAATGCCTAGAGTCACTCGGCTTAGGGGACTACGGCTTCTTAGGTTCACGGGAACATGTTGAGCTTTCTTTTCCCatgaatttgaagaagttgaGTCTCGGCAATCTGGGTCTTCCCTGTAGTAAAATGTCATTGATTGAACGACTACCCAATCTTGAAGTCCTCAAATTAAGAGACCGGGCAATGGAGGGCCAAAGATGGGAGCTGATGGAAGGAGGATTCCCTCAACTCAAGGTCTTGACTTTGGAATACGAAAGCATTGAGAAGTGGATAGAGGCAGACCCTGACAGTTATGATTACTTCCCGTGTCTTCAGCGATTAAAACTCTTCGGaatttttaatttgaaaatgatGCCTGCTTGTTTAGGGAGTACACCAACTCTTGAAACAATTCAGGTGGCGCATTGTGGATATGGCGTCAAATCTTTAGTATGGGAAATTGAAGAAGCACAGGAAGATAATTATGGAGATGTGAATCTGAAGATCATCATCATAGATTGA
- the LOC113765561 gene encoding pirin-like protein, which yields MRALSRQFLVNLHPTRIANTRNNKGVYSFIRGITMSTSSDQSSGFDSPRLVVKKVLAKPQSEGDGAVVRRSIGRSELKYIDPFLMLDEFAVSPPAGFPDHPHRGFETVTYMLQGAFTHQDFAGHKGTIRTGDVQWMTAGRGIIHSEMPAAGGTQTGLQLWINLASKDKMIEPRYQELLDEDIPRAEEDGVEVKVLAGESMGVHSPVYTRTPTMYLDFTLKPRAHYHQSIPESWNAFVYTIDGEGVFGIPNSSPVAAHHALLLGPGEGLSVWNRSSRPLRFVLIAGQPLNEPVVQYGPFVMNTQAEIDQTEEDYHYAKNGFEMARHWRSK from the exons ATGAGAGCTTTGTCTAGACAATTTCTAGTGAATTTGCATCCAACAAGAATTGCAAATACAAGAAACAACAAAGGAGTTTACAGTTTTATCAGAGGAATAACCATGTCTACGTCGTCAGATCAAAGCTCTGGTTTTGATAGTCCAAGACTTGTTGTCAAGAAAGTCTTGGCTAAGCCACAGAGTGAAGGAGATGGTGCTGTTGTTAGAAGGAGCATTGGCAG GTCTGAACTGAAGTATATTGATCCTTTCCTCATGTTGGATGAATTTGCAg TTTCACCCCCTGCTGGATTCCCGGATCACCCGCACAGAG GTTTTGAGACTGTTACATACATGTTGCAG GGAGCTTTTACACACCAAGATTTTGCTGGTCACAAGGGCACAATCCGCACCGGTGATGTGCAG TGGATGACTGCAGGAAGAGGCATAATTCATTCGGAAATGCCTGCAGCAGGAGGAACACAGACAGGCCTGCAGCTTTGGATCAATCTTGCTTCCAAGGACAAAAT GATTGAGCCAAGGTATCAAGAATTGCTGGATGAGGACATTCCAAGGGCAGAGGAAGATGGAGTTGAGGTTAAAGTACTAGCAGGAGAATCAATGGGAGTCCATTCTCCGGTTTATACGCGAACCCCAACAATGTACTTGGATTTCACTCTGAAACCAAGAGCTCACTATCATCAAAGCATCCCAGAATCCTGGAATGCTTTTGTGTACACAATTGATGGAGAAGGGGTGTTTGGAATACCGAATTCATCACCTGTTGCTGCTCACCATGCTTTGCTTTTGGGTCCTGGAGAAGGCCTCAGTGTATGGAACAGGTCTTCCAGGCCACTGAGATTTGTTCTAATAGCAGGGCAGCCACTGAATGAACCAGTAGTTCAATACGGTCCCTTTGTCATGAATACACAGGCTGAAATTGATCAAACTGAAGAGGATTATCATTATGCCAAGAATGGCTTTGAAATGGCAAGGCACTGGAGGTCAAAATAA
- the LOC113766219 gene encoding putative late blight resistance protein homolog R1B-8, producing the protein MKNVLLQILCSDGKHSRKDELQNLDEDDLVQKLCKKLLKNRYLVVFDDVWDIKVWNELRTAFPNDKNGSRIIFTSRSSNVASQVHYGGEPHYLHPLSEKESSELLLKKVFGEEEECPQALHGLGMEIAEKCWGLPLALVVVAGVLATKEHDILVWEKFAESLTSTMVSGTDQCKKSLELSYEHLPYHLKACLLYFAAFREDEKIGAKKLMCLWIAEGFVEIIEGKRSEDTAEEYLMDLIGRNLVMVSKSRSIGGVKTCYIHDLIFEFCKGEAKEKKFLQVLRGYDELSTFNEHPNLPRLSICSSGEDFIKSRLFCPHLASLLFFDATAFLHKFKLLNISFLFCIYKRLNVLNLEGINLRLNELPAEVESLLRLRYLALEAERMRFIPPSIAKLSHLETFCLNSHQIVSLPDSIWNMKKLRHVHAKMGVVIRVSSNDKGVENLSTLPNLGTLSCLRLYKEGENLLRRIPNVRRLNISDERTGNGVLNMSRLDCLESLTLGSREHVELSFPMNMKKLSLYNVGLPCRKMSLVEQLPYLEVLELRKQSMVGHMWELMEKGFPKLRVLTLEEVEVEEWTEADPDSGYGYFPRLQQLNLQRISKLEKTPACLGSISNLKTIQVAHCGSRVKSLVREIEEEQKDNYGNDVNLKIIIID; encoded by the coding sequence ATGAAAAATGTGTTACTTCAAATTTTGTGCTCTGATGGCAAACATTCTAGGAAGGATGAGCTTCAAAATCTGGATGAAGATGACTTGGTTCAAAAGCTCTGCAAAAAGCTATTGAAGAATCGGtatcttgttgtttttgatGATGTCTGGGACATTAAGGTATGGAATGAGCTGAGAACTGCATTCCCCAATGACAAGAATGGAAGTAGAATCATCTTTACGAGTCGATCTTCTAATGTAGCTTCACAGGTTCATTATGGTGGAGAACCTCACTATCTTCACCCACTCAGTGAGAAAGAAAGTTCCGAATTGCTGCTGAAGAAGGTgtttggagaagaagaagaatgtcCTCAAGCATTGCATGGATTGGGAATGGAGATTGCTGAAAAGTGCTGGGGATTGCCACTTGCACTTGTTGTTGTAGCTGGAGTCCTAGCAACTAAAGAGCATGATATTTTGGTTTGGGAAAAGTTTGCTGAAAGTTTAACTTCAACCATGGTGTCTGGTACAGACCAGTGCAAGAAGTCGTTGGAGCTCAGTTATGAGCATTTACCATACCACTTGAAGGCATGCTTGCTGTATTTTGCTGCATTTCGAGAAGATGAAAAAATTGGTGCCAAGAAGTTGATGTGTCTATGGATTGCAGAAGGATTTGTGGAAATAATTGAAGGAAAGAGATCAGAGGATACTGCAGAAGAATATCTGATGGATCTAATTGGTCGAAACTTAGTTATGGTAAGTAAAAGCAGATCCATTGGTGGAGTCAAAACTTGTTACATTCACGATTTGATATTTGAGTTCTGTAAGGGCGAggcgaaagaaaagaaatttcttcaggTCCTGCGAGGTTATGATGAGCTTTCTACCTTTAATGAGCATCCCAACCTACCTCGGTTGTCCATTTGCTCCAGTGGAGAAGATTTTATAAAGTCAAGGCTATTTTGTCCGCATTTAGCCAGTCTGCTATTCTTTGATGCTACTGCTTTTTTGCATAAGTTTAAGTTGCTTAACATCTCCTTCCTTTTTTGCATCTACAAACGTCTTAACGTTCTGAATTTAGAGGGCATTAACCTAAGGCTGAACGAGCTTCCAGCTGAAGTGGAATCACTTCTTCGTTTGAGGTACTTAGCCCTTGAAGCAGAGCGCATGCGATTCATTCCACCATCTATAGCCAAGCTCTCACATTTGGAAACCTTCTGTCTAAATTCTCACCAGATAGTTTCATTGCCAGATAGCATCTGGAACATGAAGAAGTTGAGGCATGTACATGCAAAGATGGGCGTTGTTATTCGTGTATCTTCCAACGACAAAGGTGTTGAAAACCTCTCCACTTTACCCAATTTAGGCACACTCTCTTGTTTGCGTCTTTATAAAGAGGGAGAGAACTTATTGAGAAGGATTCCCAACGTTCGCCGACTTAATATTTCCGATGAACGGACTGGAAATGGAGTGTTGAACATGAGTCGACTAGACTGCCTAGAGTCACTCACCTTAGGTTCACGGGAACATGTTGAGCTTTCCTTTCCCATGAATATGAAGAAGTTGAGTCTTTACAATGTGGGTCTTCCCTGTAGAAAAATGTCATTGGTTGAACAACTACCCTATCTTGAAGTCCTCGAATTAAgaaagcagtcaatggtcggcCATATGTGGGAGCTGATGGAAAAAGGATTCCCTAAACTCAGGGTCTTGACGTTGGAAGAAGTAGAGGTGGAGGAGTGGACAGAGGCAGACCCTGACAGTGGTTATGGTTACTTCCCGCGTCTTCAGCAATTAAATCTTCAAAGAATTTCTAAATTGGAAAAGACGCCTGCTTGTTTAGGGAGTATATCTAATCTAAAAACAATTCAGGTGGCGCATTGCGGAAGTAGAGTCAAATCTTTAGTACGGGAAATTGAAGAAGAACAGAAAGATAATTATGGAAATGATGTGAATCTGAAGATCATCATCATAGATTGA